From Bradyrhizobium symbiodeficiens, the proteins below share one genomic window:
- a CDS encoding quinone oxidoreductase family protein, with translation MSPADTKTVEARCVRLNAKAENAAAVAPVVERHTLTRGPNDVLIEVKAAAVNPSDVKAATGLMPYAVFPRTPGRDYAGVVTEGPAGTVGREVFGSSGDLGIRRDGTHATHLVVEADAVVEKPKTVSWEEAAGIGVPFVTAMEGFRRAGVPKYGETILVFGVNGKVGQAAVQIATWQGARVIGVVRKAEAYEGHTNAPVEVIDASATDVATRVRELTGGKGADIVFNTVGDPYFQAAHKSLALRGRQILIAAIERIVQFNILEFYRGQHTYVGIDTLGLSSAATGAVLRDLSPGFASGQLKPFPIKAHAVYPLERAKEAYVAVAGSSRDRVVLKP, from the coding sequence ATGTCGCCAGCCGATACCAAAACCGTCGAAGCGCGCTGCGTGCGCCTCAATGCCAAGGCCGAGAACGCTGCCGCGGTCGCGCCGGTGGTCGAGCGTCATACGCTGACGCGCGGTCCGAACGATGTCCTGATCGAGGTGAAGGCCGCCGCCGTCAACCCCTCGGATGTCAAGGCAGCAACCGGATTGATGCCCTACGCCGTATTCCCGCGCACACCGGGCCGCGACTATGCCGGCGTGGTGACCGAGGGGCCGGCTGGCACCGTCGGCCGCGAGGTGTTCGGCTCCTCCGGCGATCTCGGCATCCGCCGTGACGGCACCCATGCAACCCATCTCGTCGTCGAAGCCGACGCGGTGGTGGAGAAGCCGAAGACGGTGTCGTGGGAGGAGGCCGCCGGCATCGGCGTGCCCTTTGTCACCGCGATGGAAGGCTTTCGTCGCGCCGGCGTACCGAAGTACGGTGAGACCATCCTGGTATTCGGCGTCAACGGCAAGGTGGGCCAGGCCGCGGTGCAGATCGCGACCTGGCAGGGCGCGCGCGTCATCGGCGTGGTGCGCAAGGCGGAGGCCTACGAAGGCCACACCAATGCCCCCGTCGAGGTGATCGACGCGTCCGCGACCGACGTCGCCACGCGCGTGCGCGAATTGACCGGCGGCAAGGGCGCCGACATCGTCTTCAACACGGTCGGCGATCCCTATTTCCAGGCCGCGCACAAATCGCTCGCCTTGCGCGGCCGCCAGATCCTGATCGCCGCGATCGAGCGCATCGTGCAGTTCAACATTCTCGAATTCTACCGCGGCCAGCACACCTATGTCGGCATCGATACGCTCGGCCTGTCGTCGGCCGCCACAGGCGCGGTGCTGCGCGATCTCAGCCCGGGCTTTGCGAGCGGCCAGCTGAAGCCGTTCCCGATCAAGGCGCATGCCGTCTATCCGCTGGAGCGCGCCAAGGAGGCGTATGTCGCGGTCGCCGGTTCCTCGCGTGACCGCGTGGTCCTGAAGCCGTAG
- a CDS encoding YeeE/YedE family protein, with translation MDSSAALVIVAGLAIGVVYGAVGLLSGFCLMSSMRGWLAEGDGRLVRTYALAIAVAIAASQFLAGNGMADLGKSIYLQQTFSVPVLFFGGLLFGYGMVLSNGCGSRALVLLGRGNLRSFVVVTVLAIAAQMTLKGLIAPARIALVQASQTTVSVNSLPSLLARLGPTEALSRTLAAAVLVLVLILFAFAHPMFRRSPGQIAAGIIVGLLVAAGWFVTGYLGADDFNPVPVTSLTFIAPIADSLQYAMLSTGLTLNFGIATVAGVFAGSLITALATGRFKLEGYSSPRHMLRSGSGAALMGIGGVMAFGCSIGQGLTGVSTLALGSFVALAGILLGTTAGLRGVLRVQPLKAAGAGSPAA, from the coding sequence ATGGACTCGTCCGCAGCACTCGTCATTGTCGCCGGCCTCGCCATCGGCGTTGTCTACGGCGCCGTCGGCCTTCTCAGTGGCTTTTGCCTGATGAGCAGCATGCGCGGCTGGCTTGCGGAGGGAGACGGGCGGCTGGTGCGGACATATGCGCTGGCGATCGCGGTTGCGATCGCCGCCAGCCAGTTCCTTGCGGGCAACGGCATGGCCGATCTCGGCAAGTCGATCTACCTGCAGCAGACCTTCTCGGTGCCGGTGCTGTTCTTCGGCGGACTGCTGTTCGGTTACGGCATGGTGCTGTCGAACGGCTGCGGCTCGCGCGCCCTGGTGTTGCTTGGCCGCGGCAACCTCCGCTCCTTCGTCGTCGTGACCGTACTCGCCATCGCCGCGCAGATGACGCTCAAGGGGCTGATCGCACCGGCGCGAATCGCGCTGGTTCAGGCCTCGCAAACCACCGTCAGCGTCAATTCGCTGCCGTCGCTGCTGGCGAGACTTGGCCCAACTGAAGCTCTGTCGCGCACGCTGGCTGCCGCCGTGCTCGTCCTCGTGCTGATCCTGTTTGCCTTCGCGCATCCGATGTTCCGGCGCTCGCCGGGCCAGATCGCGGCAGGCATTATTGTCGGCCTGCTTGTCGCCGCCGGCTGGTTCGTCACCGGCTATCTCGGTGCCGACGACTTCAATCCGGTGCCGGTGACCTCGCTCACTTTCATCGCGCCGATCGCCGATAGCTTGCAATACGCCATGCTCTCGACAGGCTTGACGCTCAACTTCGGCATTGCGACGGTCGCCGGCGTGTTCGCCGGCAGCCTGATCACTGCACTTGCCACGGGCCGATTCAAGCTTGAAGGCTATTCCTCGCCGCGCCACATGCTGCGCTCGGGCAGCGGCGCCGCGCTGATGGGCATCGGCGGCGTGATGGCGTTCGGCTGCTCGATCGGGCAGGGGCTCACGGGTGTGTCGACCCTGGCGCTAGGATCGTTCGTCGCGCTCGCCGGCATCCTGCTCGGCACGACCGCAGGTTTGCGTGGCGTGCTGCGGGTTCAGCCGCTCAAGGCAGCCGGGGCTGGCTCGCCGGCCGCTTAG
- a CDS encoding sulfite oxidase-like oxidoreductase, translating to MADETPSDSKLTRTKEKWAREGRFLTGKITRPEDQRLPPGQHLTKDWPVLDLGVVPPVSRDRWRLDVYGAVESPVFWTFVEFTAQKQARFTSDIHCVTTWSRYDNEWEGLATRELLAACQPREDARFVTLHSHDGYTTNLALEDFAAEDALLAHSWSGKPLTEEHGGPVRLVVPHLYFWKSAKWLQSIEFLTEDAPGFWEVRGYHNRGDPWAEQRYSDD from the coding sequence ATGGCTGACGAGACACCATCCGACAGCAAGCTGACGCGCACCAAGGAAAAATGGGCGCGCGAGGGCCGCTTTCTCACAGGGAAGATCACGCGGCCGGAGGACCAAAGACTGCCGCCCGGCCAGCACCTCACCAAGGACTGGCCGGTGCTCGATCTCGGGGTGGTGCCGCCGGTCTCGCGCGACCGCTGGCGGCTCGACGTCTACGGCGCGGTCGAGAGCCCCGTGTTCTGGACCTTCGTCGAATTCACCGCGCAGAAGCAGGCGCGGTTCACCTCCGACATTCATTGCGTCACCACCTGGTCGCGCTACGACAACGAGTGGGAAGGGCTTGCCACACGCGAGCTGCTCGCGGCCTGCCAGCCGCGCGAGGATGCACGCTTCGTGACACTGCATTCCCATGACGGCTACACCACCAACCTCGCGCTGGAAGACTTTGCCGCCGAGGATGCGTTGCTCGCCCATAGCTGGTCCGGCAAGCCGCTGACGGAGGAGCATGGCGGCCCGGTGCGGCTGGTCGTGCCGCATCTGTATTTCTGGAAGAGCGCGAAATGGCTCCAGTCCATCGAATTCCTGACCGAGGACGCGCCGGGCTTCTGGGAAGTCCGCGGCTATCATAACCGGGGCGATCCCTGGGCCGAGCAGCGCTATTCCGACGATTAG
- a CDS encoding ferredoxin, which translates to MTERLRVHVDPDKCQGHARCKALAPELFELDEYGNAHEAGDGTVPPGLEDKAWLAKSNCPEIAIDVIEE; encoded by the coding sequence ATGACAGAGCGACTGAGGGTTCACGTCGATCCCGACAAATGCCAGGGCCACGCGCGCTGCAAGGCGCTCGCGCCGGAATTGTTCGAACTGGACGAATATGGCAACGCCCACGAAGCCGGCGACGGCACGGTCCCGCCGGGGCTCGAGGACAAGGCCTGGCTTGCCAAATCCAATTGCCCCGAAATCGCGATCGATGTGATCGAGGAGTAG
- a CDS encoding TetR/AcrR family transcriptional regulator yields the protein MRSQLARKPANTYHHGDLRDALIKAALREAEQGGAEAISIKALAKQLGVSQPAPYRHFVDRDALLTAVTAEAFRQLSALLREAMAKPSRQSKLSRLAQATLDFGLRRNGIYRLMFASRTVSCAAKGSELHEATRETFALVIEALEAPAVGYLRERQALKIWAALHGVVMLAEQGLFTGEAAHATREELVEDFVSETKVALAAAIKGARRGKAAGT from the coding sequence ATGCGCTCACAACTCGCCCGCAAGCCTGCCAACACCTACCACCATGGCGATCTCCGCGACGCGCTGATCAAGGCCGCGTTGCGCGAGGCGGAGCAGGGCGGGGCCGAGGCGATCAGCATCAAGGCGCTGGCCAAGCAACTTGGCGTCTCGCAGCCAGCGCCATACCGGCACTTTGTCGACCGTGATGCGCTGCTAACGGCGGTGACGGCGGAGGCGTTCCGGCAGCTCAGTGCACTTCTGCGCGAGGCAATGGCCAAGCCGTCGAGGCAATCGAAACTGTCGCGGCTGGCGCAGGCGACGCTCGATTTCGGTTTGCGCCGCAACGGCATCTACCGATTGATGTTCGCCTCGCGCACAGTGTCGTGCGCTGCCAAGGGCAGCGAATTGCACGAGGCGACGCGCGAGACGTTTGCACTCGTGATCGAGGCGCTGGAAGCGCCCGCCGTCGGTTATTTGCGCGAACGCCAGGCGCTCAAGATCTGGGCGGCTTTGCACGGCGTGGTGATGCTGGCCGAGCAGGGCCTGTTCACCGGCGAGGCCGCGCACGCCACGCGCGAGGAGCTGGTCGAGGATTTCGTCAGCGAAACGAAGGTCGCGCTCGCGGCCGCGATCAAGGGCGCGCGGCGTGGGAAGGCGGCTGGTACCTAA
- a CDS encoding aspartate/glutamate racemase family protein: protein MTTPPRIALIHALKHSIAPIEAAFAKAWPEARLMNLLDDSLSADLARDGVLNDAMTERFLALGDYAAATGANGILFTCSAFGPCIEAVARAHAPMPVLKPNEAMIARAVTMGKRIGLLSTFPPTLASMPPEFPASVEIVPKLAEGALAALDRGDRAMHDRLIVEASKDLRDCDIIALAQFSIAAAAPLVAEATGRPVVTTPDSAVDRLMTLLRVKA, encoded by the coding sequence ATGACGACGCCCCCTCGCATCGCCCTGATCCACGCCCTCAAGCATTCCATCGCGCCGATCGAAGCGGCGTTCGCCAAGGCTTGGCCGGAGGCGCGGCTGATGAACCTGCTCGACGACAGTCTGTCGGCGGATCTGGCCCGAGACGGCGTGCTCAACGACGCCATGACCGAGCGCTTCCTCGCGCTCGGCGATTATGCGGCGGCGACCGGGGCGAACGGGATCCTGTTCACCTGCTCGGCCTTCGGCCCCTGTATCGAGGCGGTGGCACGCGCGCATGCGCCGATGCCGGTACTGAAGCCGAACGAAGCCATGATCGCGCGCGCGGTGACGATGGGCAAGCGGATCGGCCTGCTCTCGACCTTCCCGCCGACGCTGGCCTCGATGCCGCCGGAATTTCCGGCCTCGGTCGAGATCGTGCCGAAGCTCGCCGAGGGCGCGCTGGCCGCACTCGACCGCGGCGACCGCGCCATGCACGACCGGCTAATCGTGGAAGCATCGAAGGATCTGCGCGATTGCGACATCATCGCGCTGGCGCAGTTCAGCATCGCGGCAGCCGCGCCGCTGGTCGCGGAAGCCACCGGCCGTCCCGTCGTGACCACGCCGGACAGCGCGGTCGATAGGCTGATGACCCTCTTGAGGGTAAAAGCTTAG
- a CDS encoding bifunctional alpha/beta hydrolase/OsmC family protein has protein sequence MPTERFQFTGEGGHQLAAALELPDGEPAAYALFAHCFTCGKDTLAAKRISVALAARGIAVLRFDFTGIGSSEGDFANSTFSSNVADLVRAADHLRDARKAPSLLIGHSLGGAAILAAAGRIPEATAVVTIAAPSDPAHVTGLFKEHLDNIRAQGEGEVSLAGRPFRIKREFLDDVAEHELMKDITGLHKALLVMHSPVDDTVGIENATKIFVAAKHPKSFVSLDHADHLLAKPADALYAADMIAAWASRYIDTARRAKTMDRPEEPRKVLVQETRKSKFNQIITVGPHRLVADEPVSAGGEDAGPGPYDFLLAGLGACTSMTMRLYADRKSLPLDRVTVTLKHSKIYAKDCEECETREGMLDQIERDIAIDGALDAEQRKKLMEIADKCPVHRTLTSEIRIVTKAVD, from the coding sequence ATGCCGACGGAACGCTTTCAATTCACGGGCGAAGGCGGCCATCAGCTTGCAGCCGCGCTGGAACTGCCGGACGGCGAGCCCGCGGCCTATGCGCTGTTTGCGCACTGCTTCACTTGCGGAAAGGATACGCTCGCCGCCAAGCGCATCTCGGTCGCGCTGGCCGCCAGAGGCATCGCGGTGCTGCGCTTCGACTTCACCGGGATCGGCTCGAGCGAAGGCGATTTCGCCAATTCGACGTTTTCGTCCAACGTGGCCGATCTCGTGCGCGCAGCCGACCATCTGCGCGACGCCCGCAAGGCGCCGTCGCTCCTGATCGGCCACAGCCTCGGCGGCGCCGCGATCCTCGCAGCCGCCGGAAGAATTCCCGAGGCCACGGCTGTCGTGACCATCGCGGCCCCATCCGATCCGGCGCACGTGACCGGCCTCTTCAAGGAGCATCTCGACAACATCCGCGCACAGGGCGAGGGCGAGGTCTCGCTTGCAGGACGCCCATTCCGGATCAAGCGGGAATTCCTCGACGACGTGGCCGAGCACGAACTGATGAAAGACATCACGGGGCTGCACAAGGCGCTGCTGGTAATGCACTCGCCGGTCGATGACACCGTCGGGATCGAGAATGCAACGAAGATCTTTGTCGCGGCAAAGCACCCCAAGAGCTTCGTCTCGCTCGACCATGCCGATCATCTGCTCGCCAAACCCGCCGACGCGCTCTATGCCGCCGACATGATCGCGGCCTGGGCCAGCCGCTATATCGACACGGCGCGACGGGCGAAGACGATGGACCGCCCGGAGGAGCCGCGGAAGGTCCTGGTGCAGGAGACTCGCAAGAGCAAATTCAACCAGATCATCACCGTCGGGCCGCATCGCCTCGTGGCGGACGAGCCGGTGTCAGCTGGCGGCGAGGACGCCGGCCCGGGGCCCTACGATTTCCTGCTCGCTGGCCTCGGCGCGTGCACCTCCATGACCATGCGGCTCTATGCCGACCGCAAGTCGCTGCCGCTCGATCGGGTCACGGTCACGCTGAAGCACTCGAAAATCTATGCCAAGGATTGCGAGGAGTGCGAGACGCGGGAGGGCATGCTCGACCAGATCGAGCGCGACATCGCGATCGACGGCGCGCTGGATGCCGAGCAACGCAAGAAGCTGATGGAGATCGCAGACAAGTGCCCGGTGCACCGGACACTGACGTCGGAGATCCGCATCGTGACGAAGGCCGTGGACTAG
- a CDS encoding MFS transporter — protein sequence MTEQAIKPASDHIDIADARRRIKAIFIGSIGNLVEWYDFYAYTAFALYFAPAFFPGSDPVVQQLNVAVVFAATFLMRPLGGWLFGYLADHFGRRISLTLSVVFMCFGSLIIALTPTYATIGFAAPVILALARVIEGLSLGGEYGASATYLSEVADPKHRGFYSSFQYVTLIGGQLTAIIVLLLLQKVFLTPEELKAWGWRIPFAIGALLAIFAAVMRRGLHETEAFEEARKVVKPTGSITNLLRYPRELLLVVGLTAGGTAAFYTFTTYMQTFVKLSVGLTEDQTTFVIFGTLIFATILQPIYGAISDKIGRKPLLIFFGVAGTLATVPLLMTLKETKSPFVAFVLICCAWLFVAGYTSINAVVKAELFPTNVRALGVGLPYAITVSVFGGTAPAIALYFKSIGHEEWFYFYLSGIICLSLVIYATMRDTKHTSAMHRHE from the coding sequence GTGACTGAGCAAGCTATCAAACCGGCCTCCGACCACATCGACATCGCCGACGCCAGGCGGCGGATCAAGGCGATCTTCATCGGCTCCATCGGCAATCTCGTCGAGTGGTACGACTTCTACGCCTACACGGCGTTCGCGCTCTATTTTGCTCCCGCCTTCTTCCCTGGCAGCGACCCCGTCGTGCAGCAATTGAACGTTGCCGTCGTCTTTGCGGCGACGTTCCTGATGCGACCCCTGGGCGGCTGGTTGTTCGGCTATCTCGCCGACCATTTCGGACGGCGCATCTCGCTGACCTTGTCGGTCGTCTTCATGTGCTTTGGCTCGCTGATCATTGCGCTGACGCCGACCTATGCCACGATCGGGTTCGCCGCGCCTGTCATCCTCGCGCTTGCCCGGGTCATCGAGGGCCTGAGCCTCGGCGGCGAATATGGCGCCAGCGCCACCTATCTCAGCGAGGTCGCCGATCCCAAGCACCGTGGCTTCTATTCGAGCTTCCAATACGTCACCCTGATCGGCGGCCAGCTCACCGCGATCATCGTGCTGCTGCTCCTGCAGAAAGTGTTCCTGACGCCGGAGGAACTGAAGGCATGGGGCTGGCGCATCCCCTTTGCGATCGGCGCGCTGCTGGCGATCTTTGCCGCGGTGATGCGGCGCGGCCTGCACGAGACGGAGGCGTTCGAGGAAGCCAGGAAGGTGGTGAAGCCGACCGGTTCGATCACCAATTTGCTGCGTTATCCGCGCGAGCTCCTCCTGGTGGTCGGCCTCACCGCCGGCGGCACCGCGGCGTTCTACACCTTCACCACCTACATGCAGACCTTCGTCAAGCTTTCGGTCGGGCTGACGGAGGACCAGACCACTTTCGTGATCTTCGGCACGTTGATCTTCGCGACCATCCTCCAGCCGATCTACGGCGCGATCTCCGACAAGATCGGGCGCAAGCCGCTGCTGATCTTCTTCGGTGTCGCCGGCACGCTCGCGACGGTGCCGCTGTTGATGACGCTGAAGGAGACCAAGTCGCCCTTCGTCGCGTTCGTCCTGATCTGCTGTGCCTGGCTGTTCGTCGCCGGGTACACCTCGATCAACGCGGTGGTGAAGGCCGAGCTGTTCCCGACCAATGTCCGCGCGCTCGGCGTCGGCCTGCCCTATGCCATCACCGTGTCGGTCTTCGGCGGCACGGCGCCTGCGATCGCGCTCTATTTCAAGAGCATCGGCCACGAGGAATGGTTCTATTTCTACCTCAGCGGCATCATCTGCCTGTCCCTCGTCATCTATGCTACCATGCGCGACACCAAGCACACTTCGGCAATGCACCGGCACGAGTAG
- a CDS encoding cytochrome P450, translating to MSDASPPAAHPPVTDWVHDFDHTDPQWTEDPFPIWEELRAASPVVRTERFLGCYMPTTYEAVREIANDTEHFSSRRIIVRDVRPEVARNAAPPITSDPPVHKPAKQLLLPPFTPDAMKKLEPRMRAICNELIDGFIADDKVDAAARYAKYIPVRAIAHMLGIPESDSDLFINWIHMILELGIKDESKLLQAVQEMSAYFRTHIEERRSKPTDDLISYLMNAKDKEGQPLEESHVLGSLRLLLIAGIDTTWSAIGSSLWHLARTPADRERLIAEPGLIPIAVEELLRAYSPVTMAREVVKETTISGCPVKAGNMVLLSFPAANRDPKVFPDADKVVIDRRENRHAAFGLGIHRCVGSNLARMEMQVALEEWLKRIPGFRLDPAGTVTWSQGTVRGPRQLPFLFGKVM from the coding sequence ATGTCCGACGCCAGTCCGCCCGCCGCCCATCCGCCCGTCACCGACTGGGTCCATGATTTCGATCATACCGATCCGCAATGGACGGAAGATCCCTTCCCGATCTGGGAGGAGCTGCGCGCCGCAAGTCCGGTCGTGCGCACCGAGCGTTTCCTCGGCTGCTACATGCCGACGACCTATGAAGCGGTGCGCGAGATCGCCAACGACACCGAGCATTTCTCCTCGCGCCGCATCATCGTGCGCGACGTCCGTCCCGAGGTCGCGAGGAACGCCGCGCCGCCGATCACTTCGGATCCGCCCGTGCACAAGCCGGCCAAGCAGCTTTTGCTGCCTCCCTTCACGCCGGACGCGATGAAGAAGCTGGAGCCGCGGATGCGCGCGATCTGCAACGAGCTGATCGACGGCTTCATCGCCGACGACAAGGTCGACGCCGCCGCGCGCTACGCCAAGTATATCCCGGTTCGGGCCATCGCCCACATGCTCGGCATTCCCGAGAGCGACAGCGATCTCTTCATCAACTGGATCCACATGATCCTGGAGCTCGGCATCAAGGACGAGAGCAAGCTGCTCCAGGCCGTACAGGAGATGAGCGCCTATTTCAGGACGCATATCGAGGAGCGCAGATCCAAGCCGACCGACGATCTCATCTCCTATCTGATGAATGCCAAGGACAAGGAGGGCCAGCCGCTGGAAGAGTCCCACGTCCTCGGCTCGCTGCGCCTGCTCCTGATCGCCGGCATCGACACCACCTGGAGCGCGATCGGCTCCTCGCTCTGGCACCTCGCCCGGACGCCCGCCGACCGCGAGCGCCTGATCGCCGAGCCCGGGTTGATCCCGATAGCGGTGGAGGAACTGCTGCGGGCCTATTCGCCGGTGACGATGGCGCGCGAGGTCGTCAAGGAGACCACGATCTCGGGATGCCCGGTCAAGGCGGGCAACATGGTGCTGCTGTCGTTCCCCGCCGCGAACCGCGATCCCAAGGTGTTTCCGGACGCTGACAAAGTCGTGATCGACCGCCGCGAGAATCGCCACGCCGCTTTCGGCCTCGGCATTCACCGCTGCGTCGGTTCCAACCTTGCGCGCATGGAGATGCAGGTTGCGCTGGAGGAATGGCTGAAGCGGATTCCTGGCTTCCGGCTCGATCCGGCAGGCACCGTGACTTGGTCGCAGGGCACGGTGAGAGGCCCCCGCCAGTTGCCATTTCTGTTTGGAAAGGTGATGTAG
- the paaI gene encoding hydroxyphenylacetyl-CoA thioesterase PaaI, with amino-acid sequence MNVKAALSPEDIARACAEAMWAEDDASKGLGMEIVEIGPGFATLAMNVRPDMVNGQRIAHGGFIFTLADSAFAFACNSHNDRVVAAQGQITFIKPGKLGDRLVAKAREVTRGGRSGIYDVRVTAGETIIAEFRGHSRVIPGTWLPEQDK; translated from the coding sequence GTGAACGTCAAAGCTGCTCTGTCGCCTGAGGATATTGCCCGCGCCTGCGCTGAGGCGATGTGGGCGGAGGACGATGCCTCCAAGGGGCTCGGCATGGAGATCGTCGAGATTGGCCCCGGCTTCGCAACGCTCGCGATGAATGTGCGGCCGGACATGGTCAACGGCCAGCGCATCGCCCATGGCGGCTTCATCTTCACGCTCGCCGATTCCGCCTTTGCCTTTGCCTGCAACTCGCACAACGACCGCGTCGTTGCCGCGCAAGGCCAGATCACCTTCATCAAGCCGGGTAAACTCGGGGATCGCCTTGTTGCGAAGGCACGCGAGGTCACGCGCGGCGGCCGCTCCGGCATCTATGACGTGCGTGTTACCGCAGGCGAGACCATCATCGCAGAATTCCGCGGGCACTCGCGTGTCATTCCCGGCACATGGCTGCCGGAGCAGGACAAATAA
- the paaK gene encoding phenylacetate--CoA ligase PaaK, producing the protein MALTRLKEGGSAYSAEMDVHERASRDEIMALQKQRLAWSLKHAYDNVAHYRKAFDEAGVHPSDFRELSDLAKFPFTVKTDLRDNYPFNMFAVPREKLVRVHASSGTTGKPIVVGYTQRDIDTWSDVMARSIRAAGGRTGMIIHNAYGYGLFTGGLGVHYGAEKLGCTVVPISGGMTERQVQLINDFRPDIITVTPSYMLAILDEFKRQKLDPRQCSLKVGIFGAEPWTNAMRGEIEEAFDMDATDIYGLSEVIGPGVAQECIETKDGLHIWEDHFYPEVIDPETGAVLPDGEKGELVFTSLTKEAFPVIRYRTRDLTRLLPGTARPGMRRMEKVTGRSDDMIILRGVNLFPTQIEEVLLATDWCGGHFILELTREGRMDELTIIAEARSESWDGRGLLDHADRISSHIKNTIGISSRVQVVAPATLERSLGKAKRLYDKRPKD; encoded by the coding sequence ATGGCTCTGACGAGGCTCAAGGAAGGCGGCAGCGCCTATAGCGCCGAGATGGACGTGCATGAGCGCGCCTCGCGTGATGAGATCATGGCGCTGCAGAAGCAGCGGCTGGCCTGGTCGCTGAAGCACGCCTATGACAACGTCGCGCATTATCGCAAGGCCTTCGACGAGGCCGGCGTGCATCCGTCAGATTTTCGCGAGCTCTCCGATCTCGCGAAATTCCCGTTCACGGTGAAGACGGATTTGCGCGATAATTATCCCTTCAACATGTTCGCCGTGCCACGCGAAAAGCTGGTGCGCGTGCATGCGTCCTCCGGCACGACCGGCAAGCCGATCGTGGTGGGCTACACGCAACGTGATATCGATACCTGGTCGGACGTGATGGCGCGCTCGATCCGCGCCGCCGGCGGCCGCACCGGCATGATCATCCACAATGCTTACGGCTACGGCCTCTTCACCGGCGGGCTCGGCGTGCATTACGGCGCCGAAAAACTCGGCTGCACCGTGGTGCCGATCTCGGGCGGCATGACCGAGCGGCAGGTGCAGCTCATCAACGATTTCCGGCCCGACATCATCACGGTGACGCCGAGCTACATGCTGGCGATCCTCGACGAGTTCAAGCGGCAGAAGCTCGACCCGCGCCAATGCTCGCTCAAGGTCGGCATCTTCGGCGCCGAGCCCTGGACCAATGCGATGCGCGGGGAGATCGAGGAGGCCTTCGATATGGACGCGACCGACATCTACGGTCTCTCCGAAGTGATCGGCCCCGGCGTCGCCCAGGAATGCATCGAGACCAAGGACGGCCTGCACATCTGGGAGGACCATTTCTATCCTGAGGTCATCGACCCTGAAACGGGTGCGGTGCTGCCCGACGGCGAGAAGGGCGAACTGGTCTTCACCTCGCTCACCAAGGAAGCCTTTCCCGTGATCCGGTATCGCACCCGCGACCTGACGCGGCTGCTGCCGGGCACGGCGCGGCCGGGCATGCGTCGCATGGAGAAGGTGACCGGGCGCTCCGACGACATGATCATCCTGCGAGGTGTCAACCTGTTCCCGACCCAGATCGAGGAGGTGCTGCTCGCGACCGACTGGTGCGGCGGCCACTTCATCCTGGAACTGACCCGTGAAGGCCGTATGGACGAGCTCACCATCATCGCGGAAGCGCGATCCGAGAGCTGGGACGGGCGCGGTCTGCTCGACCATGCCGACCGGATATCGAGCCACATCAAGAACACCATCGGCATCAGCTCCAGGGTGCAGGTGGTCGCGCCCGCCACGCTGGAACGCTCGCTCGGCAAGGCCAAACGCCTCTACGACAAGCGGCCCAAGGACTGA